A single window of Venturia canescens isolate UGA chromosome 3, ASM1945775v1, whole genome shotgun sequence DNA harbors:
- the LOC122407532 gene encoding transmembrane protein 165 — protein sequence MNIKLSRYPSIGSFSNHTLVIVTFIYCSLAVVIGEKIPREMPKSEDAFTPINNQESTASSLIPGDLGFLHAFVASLSVIVVSELGDKTFFIAAIMAMRHPRLTVFAGAIGALALMTVLSVLFGYAATIIPRAYTYYISTALFALFGLKMLRDGYYMSPTEAQEELEEVQSDLRKREDEFEKETVSTVVQDPETGVLRKTKKTSAFMILSRIFLQAFTLTFLAEWGDRSQLTTIILAAREDVYGVVVGGVLGHSFCTGLAVLGGRMIAQRISVRTVTIIGGIVFLVFALTALFINPSEDV from the exons atgaacatcAAATTATCGCGATATCCGAGCATCGGCTCGTTTAGCAATCACACTCTCGTTATTGttacatttatttattgttcatTGGCAGTGGTGATAGGGGAAAAAATACCGCGAGAAATGCCAAAATCGGAAGATGCTTTTACTCCTATT aataaTCAAGAATCCACTGCGAGCTCACTGATCCCAGGAGATCTCGGTTTTCTTCATGCATTCGTTGCTTCACTCTCCGTCATTGTTGTCTCAGAATTGGGCGACAagacatttttcattgctgCTATCATGGCAATGAGACATCCGAGGCTGACAGTTTTTGCTGGAGCGATCGGTGCCTTGGCTCTTATGACAGTTCTTTCAG TTTTGTTTGGCTATGCTGCTACTATTATTCCACGTGCCTACACTTATTACATTTCAACGGCGCTGTTTGCCCTTTTTGGATTGAAAATGTTGAGGGACGGTTATTATATGTCCCCGACAGAAGCTCAGGAGGAACTGGAGGAAGTCCAATCAGATTTGAGAAAACGTGAAGACGAG tttgaaaaagaaaCCGTGAGTACGGTGGTTCAAGATCCTGAAACGGGGGTATTGaggaaaacgaagaaaacgagcGCCTTCATGATACTTTCGAGGATTTTTCTCCAGGCGTTCACTTTAACGTTCTTAGCAGAATGGGGCGATCGTTCTCAACTTACGACGATAATTTTGGCTGCACGAGAA GACGTCTACGGAGTTGTGGTCGGTGGAGTTTTGGGTCACTCGTTTTGTACAGGACTCGCAGTTCTCGGTGGTCGCATGATAGCACAAAGAATATCCGTCCGTACAG TTACGATTATCGGAGGAATAGTTTTCCTAGTATTCGCGCTCACCGCACTCTTCATAAATCCTTCGGAGGATGTGTGA